A genomic segment from Agelaius phoeniceus isolate bAgePho1 chromosome 2, bAgePho1.hap1, whole genome shotgun sequence encodes:
- the LOC143693348 gene encoding uncharacterized protein LOC143693348: MRGGRRDVWVGRHPPPPPPRPCRSRPERVSPSPRGNSRRRERIPCRRGAGRWQPRREGPGAAAAPAPAPGAQGRLPAAGGGGGGRTETGKVRARIAGGPVSTRAYGNEAAICDERVTKNTMKSWRS, encoded by the coding sequence ATGCGCGGCGGGAGAAGGGACGTGTGGGTGGGGAGACACCCCCCGCCACCTCCGCCCCGGCCCTGTCGGAGCCGCCCCGAGCGGGTCTCGCCCTCCCCGAGGGGCAATTCCCGACGGCGGGAGCGCATCCCCTgccggcggggagcggggcgcTGGCAGCCGCGCCGTGAGGGGCCGGGGGCCGCAGCGgcgcccgcccccgcccccggcgcgcAAGGGAGGCTCCCGGCCGCGGGCGGCGGTGGCGGGGGGCGGACTGAGACTGGAAAGGTGCGTGCTCGGATTGCCGGAGGGCCGGTCTCGACCCGTGCGTACGGAAATGAAGCTGCCATTTGTGACGAGCGT